From Solwaraspora sp. WMMD1047, the proteins below share one genomic window:
- a CDS encoding glycosyltransferase family 4 protein, which translates to MSRTLLVTNDFPPRPGGIQSFVHNLALCQPAGSVVVYASTWHGAAKFDAEQPFEVVREQTKVLLPTPAVARRAAGLARSYGCDSVWFGAAAPLGLLAAGLRRRAGIRRAVALTHGHEVGWAALPGARTALRRIADGVDVLTYLGEYTRVRLAAAVGDRTDLRRLAPGVDVDTYHPGVDAAAVRAAHGLADRPVIVCVSRLVPRKGQDLLIRALPAVRRRVPGAALLVVGGGPYRDRLERLARAAGVTADVVFTGSVPTADLPAHYAAGDVYAMPCRTRNRGLDVEGLGIVYLEASATGLPVIAGDSGGAPDAVRQGETGYVVGGRDVAGLTDRLVELLTDRDLARRMGAAGRAWVEREWRWQTQADRLRSLLEGNPGNGVPNPEGIDAL; encoded by the coding sequence ATGAGCCGCACCCTGCTGGTCACCAACGACTTCCCGCCCCGGCCCGGCGGCATCCAGTCGTTCGTGCACAACCTGGCGCTGTGCCAGCCGGCCGGCTCGGTGGTGGTCTACGCCTCCACCTGGCACGGCGCCGCCAAGTTCGACGCCGAGCAGCCGTTCGAGGTGGTCCGGGAGCAGACCAAGGTGCTGCTGCCCACCCCGGCGGTCGCCCGCCGGGCCGCCGGGCTGGCCCGGTCGTACGGCTGCGACAGCGTCTGGTTCGGGGCCGCCGCGCCGCTCGGGCTGCTCGCCGCCGGGCTGCGGCGGCGGGCCGGCATCCGGCGGGCGGTCGCGCTGACCCACGGGCACGAGGTCGGCTGGGCGGCGCTGCCGGGCGCCCGGACCGCGCTGCGTCGCATCGCCGACGGCGTCGACGTGCTCACCTACCTGGGGGAGTACACCCGGGTCCGGCTCGCCGCGGCGGTCGGCGACCGGACCGACCTGCGCCGGCTGGCGCCCGGTGTGGACGTCGACACCTACCACCCGGGGGTGGACGCTGCGGCGGTCCGGGCCGCGCACGGCCTCGCCGACCGGCCGGTGATCGTCTGCGTCTCCCGGCTGGTGCCGCGCAAGGGGCAGGACCTGCTGATCCGGGCGCTGCCGGCGGTCCGGCGCCGGGTGCCCGGGGCGGCGCTGCTGGTGGTCGGCGGCGGGCCATACCGGGACCGGCTGGAGCGACTGGCCCGCGCGGCCGGGGTCACCGCGGACGTGGTCTTCACCGGCAGCGTCCCGACCGCCGACCTGCCCGCCCACTACGCGGCCGGCGACGTGTACGCGATGCCGTGCCGCACCCGCAACCGGGGCCTGGACGTGGAAGGGTTGGGCATCGTCTACCTGGAGGCGTCCGCGACCGGCCTGCCGGTGATCGCCGGCGACTCCGGCGGCGCCCCGGACGCCGTCCGGCAGGGCGAGACCGGGTACGTCGTCGGCGGGCGCGATGTGGCCGGGCTGACCGACCGGCTGGTCGAGCTGCTCACCGACCGGGACCTGGCCCGCCGGATGGGTGCGGCCGGCCGGGCCTGGGTGGAGCGGGAGTGGCGCTGGCAGACCCAGGCCGACCGGCTCCGGTCGCTGCTCGAAGGCAACCCGGGCAACGGCGTGCCGAACCCGGAAGGCATTGACGCTTTGTAG
- a CDS encoding M48 family metallopeptidase, with the protein MTHRTWALVTLAGLAVALVVVAALLVPWQRPPAPRSDQLAALGDLPAAEVERAREFRSALRPGSYGSLVLGLVVALLLGLTPLGARLIELAGRPFGDHWIAQAAVGGLAVVLVADLVTLPLAAWRHTVLTRYGLATQGWGGWTVDLLKSYAVSAVIGAVALVGFYTVIRLAPRWWWAFGAAGAAALVVLLSFVLPVLVEPVFNRFTPMEQGPLRTELMALAQRDGVPVRDVLVADASRRTRAVNAYVSGFGPTRRIVVYDNLLREAPPAEVAAVVAHELGHAKDRDVLAGTLTGALGAGSAVVALYLLGSWGGLLRRAGVESIAEPRAFPLLLALVTVVGLATAPAQALMSRRVEARADAHALALTRDPAAFEAMQARLATINLSDPDPPRWEYLYSASHPSTVERMAFARAWARTAGR; encoded by the coding sequence ATGACCCACCGGACCTGGGCCCTGGTGACGCTCGCCGGGCTGGCGGTCGCGCTGGTCGTGGTGGCTGCGCTGCTGGTGCCCTGGCAGCGGCCACCGGCGCCGCGTAGCGACCAGCTCGCCGCGCTGGGCGACCTGCCGGCGGCCGAGGTCGAACGGGCCAGGGAGTTCCGGTCCGCGCTGCGCCCCGGCTCGTACGGCTCGCTGGTGCTCGGCCTGGTCGTCGCGCTGCTGCTCGGGCTCACCCCGCTCGGCGCCCGGCTGATCGAGCTGGCCGGCCGGCCGTTCGGTGACCACTGGATCGCCCAGGCCGCCGTCGGCGGGCTCGCCGTCGTACTCGTCGCCGACCTGGTCACGCTGCCGCTGGCCGCCTGGCGGCACACCGTGCTCACCCGGTACGGGCTGGCCACCCAGGGCTGGGGCGGCTGGACCGTCGACCTGCTCAAGTCGTACGCGGTCAGCGCGGTGATCGGGGCGGTCGCGCTGGTCGGCTTCTACACCGTGATCCGGCTGGCGCCGCGCTGGTGGTGGGCGTTCGGGGCGGCCGGCGCCGCCGCGCTCGTGGTGTTGCTGTCGTTCGTCCTGCCGGTGTTGGTGGAGCCGGTCTTCAACCGGTTCACCCCGATGGAGCAGGGGCCGCTGCGGACCGAGCTGATGGCGCTCGCGCAGCGCGACGGCGTACCGGTGCGGGACGTGCTGGTCGCCGACGCGTCCCGGCGGACCCGGGCGGTCAATGCGTACGTCTCCGGGTTCGGGCCGACCCGGCGGATCGTGGTCTACGACAACCTGCTGCGGGAGGCGCCGCCGGCCGAGGTGGCCGCCGTCGTCGCCCACGAACTCGGCCACGCCAAGGACCGCGACGTGCTGGCCGGCACCCTGACCGGGGCGCTCGGCGCCGGCTCGGCGGTGGTCGCGCTCTACCTGCTCGGCTCCTGGGGTGGGCTGCTGCGCCGGGCCGGCGTGGAGTCGATCGCCGAACCACGGGCGTTCCCGCTGCTGCTCGCGCTGGTCACCGTCGTGGGCCTGGCGACCGCGCCGGCCCAGGCGTTGATGTCGCGGCGGGTCGAGGCCCGGGCCGACGCGCACGCGCTCGCGCTGACCCGCGACCCGGCGGCCTTCGAGGCGATGCAGGCCCGGCTCGCCACCATCAACCTGTCCGATCCCGATCCGCCCCGCTGGGAGTACCTCTACTCCGCGTCGCACCCCTCCACGGTCGAGCGGATGGCCTTCGCCCGGGCCTGGGCGCGGACGGCCGGCCGATGA
- a CDS encoding helix-turn-helix transcriptional regulator, with amino-acid sequence METLTEFLVAELRAARVTRDLSQEEFGKLIKYSGSHVSAVETGGRPVTVEYVEAVDRALQTGGFYTRLFKKVTSLELAPVWLHEWIELERQARSIRWYEPSFVPGLLQTEAYARATLLAGGRFAPDQAEKRVASRLDRQAILRAEKPPHFVAVLDEAVLRRTFGGDRAMMAEQLEHLATCAELPDVRILIVPAEVGLYPGLQGGFITLTLQEGTMIAHQDHQVKAQVVNGVHDIATLQETWDDIVGEALPRRQSLDLIKEAVKSWT; translated from the coding sequence GTGGAGACGCTTACGGAGTTCCTGGTGGCCGAGTTGCGGGCGGCTCGGGTGACCCGCGATCTGAGCCAGGAGGAGTTCGGCAAGCTCATCAAATACTCGGGTTCGCACGTCAGCGCGGTCGAGACCGGCGGCCGACCGGTGACCGTCGAGTACGTCGAGGCGGTCGACCGGGCGCTGCAGACCGGCGGCTTCTACACCCGCCTGTTCAAGAAGGTGACAAGCCTGGAGCTGGCGCCGGTCTGGCTGCACGAGTGGATCGAGCTGGAGCGCCAGGCCCGCTCGATCCGCTGGTACGAGCCATCGTTCGTGCCGGGTCTACTACAGACCGAGGCGTACGCCCGGGCCACGCTGCTGGCCGGCGGAAGATTCGCCCCGGACCAGGCCGAGAAGCGGGTGGCGTCCCGGCTGGACCGTCAGGCGATCCTGCGCGCCGAGAAGCCGCCGCACTTCGTCGCGGTGCTCGACGAGGCGGTACTGCGGCGGACGTTCGGCGGCGACCGGGCCATGATGGCGGAGCAGCTCGAACACCTGGCCACTTGCGCGGAGCTGCCAGACGTGCGGATCCTGATCGTCCCCGCCGAGGTCGGCCTCTACCCTGGCCTGCAGGGTGGTTTCATCACCCTGACGCTGCAGGAGGGCACGATGATTGCCCACCAGGACCACCAGGTCAAAGCGCAGGTCGTGAATGGCGTCCACGACATTGCTACCCTCCAGGAAACGTGGGACGACATAGTCGGCGAGGCGCTGCCACGACGCCAGTCTCTCGACCTGATCAAGGAAGCGGTGAAGTCATGGACGTGA
- a CDS encoding DUF397 domain-containing protein: MDVTGANWRTSTRSGTNGGSCVEVADNLPGRVLVRDTKDRAGATLTFTPTSWQAFVRLTKSR; the protein is encoded by the coding sequence ATGGACGTGACCGGCGCCAACTGGCGGACGTCGACCCGCTCCGGCACCAACGGTGGGTCCTGCGTAGAGGTGGCCGACAACCTGCCCGGCCGGGTCCTGGTCCGCGACACCAAGGACCGCGCGGGCGCCACCCTCACCTTCACCCCGACCTCCTGGCAGGCGTTCGTCCGGCTCACGAAGTCCCGCTGA
- a CDS encoding TetR family transcriptional regulator has protein sequence MATRRYEQVLRAEAAQETRRRILDAVGRRLREVPTEQPSLEQVARLAKVSRSTIYADFGSRAGLFDAFVVDLWERTGLSELGRAVASDDAREHLREGIAAASRMKGRELAIYRVLHAMDRLDPESAGGAVRHMEKDRRAGMENLAAHLEHEGALRDGLSVEQAADTLWVLTSFESLDLLVTGRGLTVDEAIETLVMMADRTVCRPKPEPKRSRADEGRPRERVARRENG, from the coding sequence ATGGCGACCCGCAGATACGAACAGGTGCTCCGCGCGGAGGCCGCCCAGGAGACGAGGCGGCGGATCCTCGACGCGGTCGGGCGGCGCCTACGCGAGGTTCCGACCGAACAGCCGAGTCTCGAACAGGTGGCGCGGCTGGCGAAGGTGTCGCGGTCGACCATCTACGCGGACTTCGGCTCGCGGGCGGGTCTGTTCGACGCGTTCGTGGTCGATCTCTGGGAGCGTACCGGGCTCAGCGAGCTCGGTCGGGCCGTGGCCTCGGACGACGCACGTGAGCATCTGCGGGAGGGCATCGCCGCGGCCAGCCGGATGAAGGGACGGGAACTCGCGATCTACCGGGTGTTGCACGCCATGGATCGGCTGGACCCCGAGTCGGCGGGCGGTGCGGTGCGGCACATGGAGAAGGACCGGCGGGCCGGCATGGAGAACCTCGCCGCGCATCTGGAACACGAGGGCGCCCTGCGCGATGGCCTCAGCGTGGAGCAGGCCGCCGACACGCTGTGGGTGCTGACCAGCTTCGAGAGCCTCGACCTGCTGGTCACCGGCCGTGGTCTCACGGTCGACGAGGCGATCGAGACGCTGGTGATGATGGCCGACCGGACGGTATGCCGCCCGAAGCCCGAGCCGAAGCGGTCCCGGGCCGACGAGGGCCGCCCCCGGGAACGGGTGGCCCGGCGTGAGAACGGCTGA
- a CDS encoding cupin domain-containing protein, with translation MTSSVVHPGEGRRGDLGPITVDFKLWGADTGGALAIVEHGFPPGALVPPHVHTREDEFSIVTSGLIGFRSGEREVVLGPGGYLTKPRGEAHAMWNAGSEPARMIEVISPAGFELFFRAVVDLLESGDADPERGAALATDYGLTFVDTPWLADVVRRFGLKAS, from the coding sequence ATGACGTCATCGGTCGTCCACCCCGGCGAGGGCCGCCGGGGCGACCTGGGTCCGATCACCGTGGACTTCAAACTCTGGGGCGCCGACACCGGCGGGGCCCTGGCGATCGTCGAGCACGGATTTCCGCCGGGCGCCCTCGTGCCGCCGCACGTCCATACCCGGGAGGACGAGTTCTCGATCGTGACCAGTGGCCTGATCGGCTTCCGCTCCGGAGAGCGGGAGGTCGTCCTTGGGCCGGGCGGCTACCTGACCAAGCCACGCGGCGAGGCCCACGCCATGTGGAACGCCGGCTCGGAGCCCGCACGCATGATCGAGGTGATCAGCCCCGCCGGGTTCGAACTGTTCTTCCGCGCCGTCGTCGACCTGTTGGAGTCCGGCGACGCCGACCCGGAGCGCGGTGCGGCCCTCGCCACCGACTACGGGCTGACGTTCGTCGACACCCCGTGGCTGGCCGACGTCGTACGCCGATTCGGGCTCAAAGCCTCCTGA
- a CDS encoding GNAT family protein → MNTVLRPLTLSEGRLLRDDVRGFTSVTGLAVAEGYLDFPGALDRLVAALESGMPPRWWSHQVIDPGIATLVGLGGYKGEPRNGTVEIGYSVAPDHRGLGHATRAVASLLRGAADAGVHHALAHTRAEPNPSTRVLERSGFDRTATLPDAQLGQIWRWHRHLGADFRSGTDQRPASRSDSPSDRRGGI, encoded by the coding sequence ATGAACACCGTGTTGCGACCGCTCACGCTGTCGGAGGGCCGCTTGCTGCGCGACGATGTTCGCGGCTTCACCTCGGTCACCGGCCTGGCCGTGGCCGAGGGCTACCTCGACTTTCCGGGAGCGCTCGACCGGTTGGTCGCCGCGCTCGAATCCGGGATGCCGCCGCGCTGGTGGAGTCACCAGGTGATCGACCCGGGCATCGCGACGCTTGTCGGACTGGGCGGCTACAAGGGTGAACCGCGCAACGGTACGGTCGAGATCGGCTACAGCGTGGCGCCGGACCACCGCGGCCTCGGGCACGCCACCCGGGCGGTGGCCAGCCTGCTGCGCGGGGCGGCCGACGCCGGCGTCCACCACGCGCTCGCGCACACCAGGGCGGAGCCGAATCCGTCCACGCGCGTCCTGGAGCGCAGCGGGTTCGACCGGACCGCGACGCTCCCGGACGCCCAGCTGGGCCAGATCTGGCGCTGGCACCGTCACCTCGGGGCCGACTTCCGGTCCGGCACGGATCAGCGGCCGGCATCCCGGTCGGACAGCCCGTCCGACCGACGAGGAGGGATCTGA
- a CDS encoding GNAT family protein — MSSRVSLAEKPTLVGESVVLRPVRAADAAGLAALHPETIRLTGTHRIHSIEVLERWYDSRAGLDDRLDLAIVEPDRDVWIGEVVLTELDPYNLSCGFRIMLAGPEFYGRGYGTEATRLMLGHAFDTVGLHRIELEVYAFNPRARHVYEKVGFRYEGTRRQALRWEGEWVDAHVMAILGDDWADHRGHPAG; from the coding sequence ATGTCATCTCGTGTCTCGCTCGCGGAGAAGCCGACGTTGGTCGGCGAGTCGGTCGTGCTGCGGCCCGTGCGCGCGGCCGACGCGGCGGGGCTCGCGGCGTTGCACCCGGAAACCATCCGGCTGACCGGCACCCACCGGATCCACAGCATCGAGGTGTTGGAGCGCTGGTACGACTCCCGCGCCGGCCTCGACGACCGGCTGGACCTGGCGATCGTCGAACCGGACCGCGACGTGTGGATCGGCGAGGTGGTGCTCACCGAACTGGACCCGTACAACCTCTCCTGCGGGTTCCGGATCATGCTGGCCGGGCCGGAGTTCTACGGTCGCGGGTACGGCACCGAGGCGACCCGGCTGATGCTCGGCCACGCCTTCGACACCGTCGGGCTGCACCGGATCGAGCTGGAGGTGTACGCCTTCAACCCGCGCGCCCGGCACGTCTACGAGAAGGTCGGCTTCCGGTACGAGGGGACCCGCCGGCAGGCCCTGCGCTGGGAGGGGGAATGGGTCGACGCCCACGTCATGGCCATCCTCGGTGATGACTGGGCCGACCACCGGGGCCACCCCGCGGGCTGA
- a CDS encoding NYN domain-containing protein — translation MPLSDPSDRRLRQEAAGAVRDGGADGGEAARLDRVPEPGPSPAPELESGPELESGPGPSAGAGPGSGAEPAAGPDAESEPEVEPALPEPVRVRIITLAAAALPALPPDEVPVPLRRVARFAPNRRGRLGAPMIATQLATDTLFRQRVSGRVLAEAGELGAAVVEGNPPAAADPVEVAALAYLSRPAGWRDLVEAAGAAVRAEAESAAVTELVRDAEQRVARAEHDRAVARVEAEKLRDELGRVREELGQLREESRQLARSLRETQARERKAAEMLATEKGRAARANADHDAELRRLRAKLAEAEATAGAARNTAREARSVDDARLWLLLETIGQAAVGLRRELALDPAERLPADYVADAFADSPNRVAAARALDTDDPARLDELLALPRAHLVVDGYNVTKRGFGEMSLEQQRKRLITGLGGIAAQTGDEVTVVFDGADRMHGLPPAPRGVRVLFSRKGETADELIRRLVRAEPPGRPIVVVSSDREVADGVRRHGAYPLGADSLLRRLSRS, via the coding sequence ATGCCCCTCAGCGATCCGTCCGACCGCCGTCTCCGGCAGGAGGCGGCCGGAGCTGTGCGGGACGGTGGTGCCGACGGGGGCGAAGCGGCGCGGCTGGACCGCGTACCCGAGCCGGGACCGTCACCCGCTCCGGAGCTGGAGTCCGGTCCGGAGCTGGAGTCAGGTCCGGGGCCGTCGGCCGGCGCGGGGCCAGGATCCGGCGCGGAGCCGGCGGCCGGTCCGGACGCCGAGTCTGAGCCGGAGGTGGAGCCGGCGTTGCCGGAGCCGGTCCGGGTTCGGATCATCACGCTCGCCGCGGCGGCGCTGCCGGCGCTGCCGCCGGACGAGGTACCGGTGCCGTTGCGCCGGGTGGCCCGGTTCGCACCGAACCGGCGGGGCCGGCTCGGCGCACCGATGATCGCCACCCAGCTCGCCACGGACACCCTGTTCCGGCAGCGGGTGAGCGGCCGGGTACTGGCCGAGGCGGGCGAGTTGGGCGCCGCGGTCGTCGAGGGGAACCCGCCGGCCGCCGCGGACCCGGTCGAGGTGGCGGCGCTGGCCTACCTGTCCCGCCCGGCGGGCTGGCGGGACCTGGTCGAGGCCGCCGGCGCGGCGGTCCGGGCCGAGGCGGAGAGCGCCGCCGTCACCGAGCTGGTCCGCGACGCCGAGCAGCGGGTCGCCCGCGCCGAGCACGACCGGGCGGTGGCCCGGGTCGAGGCGGAGAAGCTCCGCGACGAGCTGGGCCGGGTCCGCGAGGAGCTGGGGCAGTTGCGGGAGGAGAGCCGGCAACTGGCCCGTTCGCTGCGGGAGACCCAGGCCCGCGAGCGCAAGGCGGCCGAGATGCTGGCCACCGAGAAGGGCCGGGCGGCCCGGGCCAACGCCGACCACGACGCCGAGCTGCGCCGGCTGCGGGCCAAGCTCGCCGAGGCCGAGGCGACCGCCGGGGCGGCCCGCAACACCGCCCGGGAGGCCCGGTCGGTCGACGACGCCCGGCTCTGGCTGCTGCTGGAGACGATCGGCCAGGCCGCCGTCGGGCTGCGCCGGGAGCTGGCCCTCGACCCGGCCGAGCGGCTGCCGGCCGACTACGTCGCGGACGCGTTCGCCGACTCGCCGAACCGGGTGGCCGCCGCCCGCGCCCTGGACACCGACGACCCGGCCCGCCTCGACGAGCTGCTCGCCCTGCCCCGGGCCCACCTGGTGGTGGACGGCTACAACGTGACCAAGCGGGGCTTCGGCGAGATGTCGCTGGAGCAGCAGCGCAAACGCCTGATCACCGGCCTGGGCGGGATCGCCGCGCAGACCGGCGACGAGGTCACCGTGGTCTTCGACGGCGCCGACCGGATGCACGGCCTGCCGCCGGCCCCGCGCGGGGTGCGGGTGCTCTTCTCCCGCAAGGGGGAGACCGCCGACGAGCTGATCCGCCGGCTGGTCCGGGCCGAGCCGCCGGGCCGGCCGATCGTGGTGGTCTCCTCCGACCGGGAGGTCGCCGACGGGGTACGCCGGCACGGCGCCTACCCGCTCGGTGCCGACTCACTGCTACGCCGGCTGTCCCGCTCCTGA
- a CDS encoding DEDD exonuclease domain-containing protein encodes MTQQEAPRFVQEVLAGFDAGEPADDDRAALAALPLYRTTFVVVDLETTGGAPDGGGITEIGAVKVRGGEPLGTLATLVNPGTPIPPFITVLTGITQAMLTPAPPIEEVLPSFLEFIRGAVLVAHNAPYDVGFLKAACARHGYPWPAPRVLDTAALARRVLTRDEVPNRKLGTLAAFFRTTHRPTHRALDDALATVEVLHGLIARLGGHRVHTLGETIEFAKAVSPTQRRKRHLAEGLPRVPGVYIFRAADDRALYVGTSGDIATRVRSYFTAAEKRARISEMLAAAERVEAVECAHTLEAEVRELRLIAAHAPPYNRRSKFPERMIWLKLTTELYPRLSVVRALNPDDEAYLGPFSSRRVAELAAAGLHDTMPLRQCTHKLTARSTVPACALAELGRCDAPCEHRISPAEYARRAADPFRTAMVDDPQVVVDGLRARMEALATAGRYEEAAVVRSRLVAVLRATVRMQRLAGLTRIAELVAARRSAAGGWELVVVRHGRLASAGVSPPGVHPRPMLDLVKATAETVVSGFGPVPSASAEESERILSWLERPDTRLVETTAGWASPVRGAARFRDLLAKAEAATSAQVSTERP; translated from the coding sequence GTGACACAGCAGGAGGCACCTCGATTCGTGCAGGAGGTGCTGGCCGGGTTCGACGCGGGCGAGCCGGCCGACGACGACCGGGCCGCGCTGGCCGCCCTGCCGCTCTACCGGACCACCTTCGTCGTGGTCGACCTGGAGACCACCGGCGGGGCGCCGGACGGCGGCGGCATCACCGAGATCGGCGCGGTGAAGGTCCGCGGCGGCGAACCGCTGGGCACCCTGGCCACCCTGGTCAACCCGGGCACCCCGATTCCGCCCTTCATCACCGTGCTGACCGGCATCACCCAGGCGATGTTGACGCCGGCTCCGCCGATCGAGGAGGTCCTGCCGAGCTTCCTGGAGTTCATCCGGGGCGCGGTGCTGGTCGCGCACAACGCTCCGTACGACGTCGGTTTTCTGAAGGCGGCCTGCGCCCGGCACGGTTATCCCTGGCCGGCGCCCCGGGTGCTGGACACCGCCGCGTTGGCCCGCCGGGTGCTCACCCGCGACGAGGTGCCCAACCGCAAGCTGGGCACCCTGGCGGCCTTCTTCCGGACCACCCACCGCCCCACCCACCGGGCGCTCGACGACGCCCTGGCCACCGTCGAGGTGCTGCACGGGCTGATCGCCCGGCTGGGCGGTCACCGGGTGCACACGCTGGGCGAGACGATCGAGTTCGCCAAGGCGGTCAGCCCCACCCAGCGCCGCAAGCGGCACCTCGCCGAGGGGCTGCCCCGGGTGCCGGGGGTCTACATCTTCCGGGCCGCCGACGACCGGGCGCTGTATGTCGGCACCTCCGGCGACATCGCCACCCGGGTCCGCAGCTACTTCACCGCGGCCGAGAAGCGGGCCCGGATCTCGGAGATGCTGGCGGCGGCCGAGCGGGTGGAGGCGGTCGAGTGCGCCCACACGCTGGAGGCCGAGGTGCGCGAGCTGCGATTGATCGCCGCGCACGCGCCGCCGTACAACCGGCGGTCGAAGTTCCCGGAGCGGATGATCTGGCTGAAGCTCACCACCGAGCTCTACCCGCGGCTGTCGGTGGTCCGGGCGCTGAACCCGGACGACGAGGCGTACCTCGGACCGTTCAGCTCCCGACGGGTGGCGGAGCTGGCCGCGGCGGGGCTGCACGACACGATGCCGCTGCGCCAGTGCACCCACAAGCTGACCGCCCGCAGCACGGTGCCGGCCTGCGCCCTGGCCGAGCTGGGCCGCTGCGACGCCCCCTGCGAACACCGGATCTCCCCGGCCGAGTACGCCCGCCGCGCCGCCGACCCGTTCCGCACCGCCATGGTGGACGATCCGCAGGTGGTGGTGGACGGTCTGCGGGCCAGGATGGAGGCCCTCGCCACCGCCGGCCGGTACGAGGAGGCGGCGGTGGTCCGCAGCCGGCTGGTCGCGGTGCTGCGGGCGACCGTGCGGATGCAGCGGCTCGCCGGTCTGACCCGGATCGCCGAGCTGGTGGCCGCCCGCCGGTCGGCGGCCGGCGGTTGGGAGCTCGTGGTGGTCCGACACGGTCGGCTGGCCAGCGCCGGGGTCTCGCCGCCGGGGGTGCATCCCCGGCCGATGCTCGACCTGGTGAAGGCCACCGCCGAGACGGTCGTGTCCGGCTTCGGGCCGGTGCCGAGCGCCTCGGCCGAGGAGTCCGAACGGATCCTGTCCTGGCTGGAGCGACCCGACACCCGGCTGGTCGAGACCACGGCCGGTTGGGCGTCGCCGGTCCGTGGCGCGGCCCGGTTCCGTGACCTGCTCGCCAAGGCCGAGGCAGCAACATCCGCGCAAGTATCGACCGAACGCCCATGA